One part of the Dasypus novemcinctus isolate mDasNov1 chromosome 27, mDasNov1.1.hap2, whole genome shotgun sequence genome encodes these proteins:
- the B3GAT1 gene encoding galactosylgalactosylxylosylprotein 3-beta-glucuronosyltransferase 1 isoform X1 codes for MGNEELWAQPALEMPKRRDILAIVLIVLPWTLLITVWHQSTIAPLLAVHKDDGGGRSGAPGADPREYCMSDRDIVEVVRTEYVYSRPPPWSDTLPTIHVVTPTYSRPVQKAELTRMANTLLHVPNLHWLVVEDAPRRSPLTARLLRDTGLNYTHLHVETPRNYKLRGDARDPRIPRGTMQRNLALRWLRETFPRNASQPGVVYFADDDNTYSLELFEEMRSTRRVSVWPVAFVGGLRYEAPRVNGAGKVVGWKTVFDPHRPFAIDMAGFAVNLRLILQRSQAYFKLRGVKGGYQESSLLRELVTLSDLEPKAANCTKILVWHTRTEKPVLVNEGKRGFTDPSVEDATSDLSLVFHPLSTADGLSKANS; via the exons ATGG GTAATGAGGAGCTGTGGGCCCAACCAGCCTTGGAGATGCCGAAAAGACGGGACATCCTGGCGATCGTCCTCATCGTGCTGCCCTGGACGCTGCTCATCACCGTCTGGCACCAGAGCACCATCGCGCCCCTGCTGGCGGTGCACAAGG ATGATGGAGGGGGGCGCagcggggcgccgggcgcggACCCCCGGGAGTACTGCATGTCGGACCGCGACATCGTGGAGGTGGTGCGCACCGAGTACGTGTACAGCCGCCCGCCGCCCTGGTCCGACACGCTGCCCACCATCCACGTGGTGACGCCCACCTACAGCCGCCCGGTGCAGAAGGCCGAGCTGACGCGCATGGCCAACACGCTGCTGCACGTGCCTAACCTGCACTGGCTGGTGGTGGAGGACGCGCCGCGCCGCTCGCCGCTGACCGCGCGCCTGCTGCGCGACACGGGCCTCAACTACACGCACCTGCACGTGGAGACGCCGCGCAACTACAAGCTGCGCGGCGACGCCCGCGACCCGCGCATCCCGCGCGGCACCATGCAGCGCAACCTGGCGCTGCGCTGGCTGCGGGAGACCTTCCCGCGCAACGCCAGCCAGCCCGGCGTGGTCTACTTCGCCGACGACGACAACACGTACAGCCTGGAGCTCTTCGAGGAG ATGCGCAGCACCAGGAGGGTGTCGGTGTGGCCCGTGGCCTTCGTGGGCGGTCTTCGGTACGAGGCCCCTCGGGTGAACGGGGCCGGGAAGGTGGTCGGCTGGAAGACCGTGTTCGACCCCCACCGGCCCTTTGCGATAGACATGGCCGGGTTTGCCGTCAACCTGCGGCTGATTCTGCAGCGCAGCCAGGCCTACTTCAAGCTGCGCGGCGTCAAGGGGGGCTACCAGGAGAGCAGCCTCCTCCGCGAGCTCGTCACCCTTAGCGACCTGGAGCCCAAGGCAGCCAACTGCACCAAG ATCCTGGTCTGGCACACGCGGACGGAGAAGCCGGTGCTGGTGAACGAGGGGAAGAGGGGCTTCACCGACCCGAGCGTGGAG GATGCCACCTCTGACCTGTCGTTGGTCTTCCACCCTCTCTCCACGGCTGATGGTCTCTCCAAGGCTAACTCCTAA
- the B3GAT1 gene encoding galactosylgalactosylxylosylprotein 3-beta-glucuronosyltransferase 1 isoform X2, producing the protein MPKRRDILAIVLIVLPWTLLITVWHQSTIAPLLAVHKDDGGGRSGAPGADPREYCMSDRDIVEVVRTEYVYSRPPPWSDTLPTIHVVTPTYSRPVQKAELTRMANTLLHVPNLHWLVVEDAPRRSPLTARLLRDTGLNYTHLHVETPRNYKLRGDARDPRIPRGTMQRNLALRWLRETFPRNASQPGVVYFADDDNTYSLELFEEMRSTRRVSVWPVAFVGGLRYEAPRVNGAGKVVGWKTVFDPHRPFAIDMAGFAVNLRLILQRSQAYFKLRGVKGGYQESSLLRELVTLSDLEPKAANCTKILVWHTRTEKPVLVNEGKRGFTDPSVEDATSDLSLVFHPLSTADGLSKANS; encoded by the exons ATGCCGAAAAGACGGGACATCCTGGCGATCGTCCTCATCGTGCTGCCCTGGACGCTGCTCATCACCGTCTGGCACCAGAGCACCATCGCGCCCCTGCTGGCGGTGCACAAGG ATGATGGAGGGGGGCGCagcggggcgccgggcgcggACCCCCGGGAGTACTGCATGTCGGACCGCGACATCGTGGAGGTGGTGCGCACCGAGTACGTGTACAGCCGCCCGCCGCCCTGGTCCGACACGCTGCCCACCATCCACGTGGTGACGCCCACCTACAGCCGCCCGGTGCAGAAGGCCGAGCTGACGCGCATGGCCAACACGCTGCTGCACGTGCCTAACCTGCACTGGCTGGTGGTGGAGGACGCGCCGCGCCGCTCGCCGCTGACCGCGCGCCTGCTGCGCGACACGGGCCTCAACTACACGCACCTGCACGTGGAGACGCCGCGCAACTACAAGCTGCGCGGCGACGCCCGCGACCCGCGCATCCCGCGCGGCACCATGCAGCGCAACCTGGCGCTGCGCTGGCTGCGGGAGACCTTCCCGCGCAACGCCAGCCAGCCCGGCGTGGTCTACTTCGCCGACGACGACAACACGTACAGCCTGGAGCTCTTCGAGGAG ATGCGCAGCACCAGGAGGGTGTCGGTGTGGCCCGTGGCCTTCGTGGGCGGTCTTCGGTACGAGGCCCCTCGGGTGAACGGGGCCGGGAAGGTGGTCGGCTGGAAGACCGTGTTCGACCCCCACCGGCCCTTTGCGATAGACATGGCCGGGTTTGCCGTCAACCTGCGGCTGATTCTGCAGCGCAGCCAGGCCTACTTCAAGCTGCGCGGCGTCAAGGGGGGCTACCAGGAGAGCAGCCTCCTCCGCGAGCTCGTCACCCTTAGCGACCTGGAGCCCAAGGCAGCCAACTGCACCAAG ATCCTGGTCTGGCACACGCGGACGGAGAAGCCGGTGCTGGTGAACGAGGGGAAGAGGGGCTTCACCGACCCGAGCGTGGAG GATGCCACCTCTGACCTGTCGTTGGTCTTCCACCCTCTCTCCACGGCTGATGGTCTCTCCAAGGCTAACTCCTAA
- the B3GAT1 gene encoding galactosylgalactosylxylosylprotein 3-beta-glucuronosyltransferase 1 isoform X3, protein MGNEELWAQPALEMPKRRDILAIVLIVLPWTLLITVWHQSTIAPLLAVHKDDGGGRSGAPGADPREYCMSDRDIVEVVRTEYVYSRPPPWSDTLPTIHVVTPTYSRPVQKAELTRMANTLLHVPNLHWLVVEDAPRRSPLTARLLRDTGLNYTHLHVETPRNYKLRGDARDPRIPRGTMQRNLALRWLRETFPRNASQPGVVYFADDDNTYSLELFEEMRSTRRVSVWPVAFVGGLRYEAPRVNGAGKVVGWKTVFDPHRPFAIDMAGFAVNLRLILQRSQAYFKLRGVKGGYQESSLLRELVTLSDLEPKAANCTKILVWHTRTEKPVLVNEGKRGFTDPSVEV, encoded by the exons ATGG GTAATGAGGAGCTGTGGGCCCAACCAGCCTTGGAGATGCCGAAAAGACGGGACATCCTGGCGATCGTCCTCATCGTGCTGCCCTGGACGCTGCTCATCACCGTCTGGCACCAGAGCACCATCGCGCCCCTGCTGGCGGTGCACAAGG ATGATGGAGGGGGGCGCagcggggcgccgggcgcggACCCCCGGGAGTACTGCATGTCGGACCGCGACATCGTGGAGGTGGTGCGCACCGAGTACGTGTACAGCCGCCCGCCGCCCTGGTCCGACACGCTGCCCACCATCCACGTGGTGACGCCCACCTACAGCCGCCCGGTGCAGAAGGCCGAGCTGACGCGCATGGCCAACACGCTGCTGCACGTGCCTAACCTGCACTGGCTGGTGGTGGAGGACGCGCCGCGCCGCTCGCCGCTGACCGCGCGCCTGCTGCGCGACACGGGCCTCAACTACACGCACCTGCACGTGGAGACGCCGCGCAACTACAAGCTGCGCGGCGACGCCCGCGACCCGCGCATCCCGCGCGGCACCATGCAGCGCAACCTGGCGCTGCGCTGGCTGCGGGAGACCTTCCCGCGCAACGCCAGCCAGCCCGGCGTGGTCTACTTCGCCGACGACGACAACACGTACAGCCTGGAGCTCTTCGAGGAG ATGCGCAGCACCAGGAGGGTGTCGGTGTGGCCCGTGGCCTTCGTGGGCGGTCTTCGGTACGAGGCCCCTCGGGTGAACGGGGCCGGGAAGGTGGTCGGCTGGAAGACCGTGTTCGACCCCCACCGGCCCTTTGCGATAGACATGGCCGGGTTTGCCGTCAACCTGCGGCTGATTCTGCAGCGCAGCCAGGCCTACTTCAAGCTGCGCGGCGTCAAGGGGGGCTACCAGGAGAGCAGCCTCCTCCGCGAGCTCGTCACCCTTAGCGACCTGGAGCCCAAGGCAGCCAACTGCACCAAG ATCCTGGTCTGGCACACGCGGACGGAGAAGCCGGTGCTGGTGAACGAGGGGAAGAGGGGCTTCACCGACCCGAGCGTGGAGGTCTGA
- the B3GAT1 gene encoding galactosylgalactosylxylosylprotein 3-beta-glucuronosyltransferase 1 isoform X4, with amino-acid sequence MPKRRDILAIVLIVLPWTLLITVWHQSTIAPLLAVHKDDGGGRSGAPGADPREYCMSDRDIVEVVRTEYVYSRPPPWSDTLPTIHVVTPTYSRPVQKAELTRMANTLLHVPNLHWLVVEDAPRRSPLTARLLRDTGLNYTHLHVETPRNYKLRGDARDPRIPRGTMQRNLALRWLRETFPRNASQPGVVYFADDDNTYSLELFEEMRSTRRVSVWPVAFVGGLRYEAPRVNGAGKVVGWKTVFDPHRPFAIDMAGFAVNLRLILQRSQAYFKLRGVKGGYQESSLLRELVTLSDLEPKAANCTKILVWHTRTEKPVLVNEGKRGFTDPSVEV; translated from the exons ATGCCGAAAAGACGGGACATCCTGGCGATCGTCCTCATCGTGCTGCCCTGGACGCTGCTCATCACCGTCTGGCACCAGAGCACCATCGCGCCCCTGCTGGCGGTGCACAAGG ATGATGGAGGGGGGCGCagcggggcgccgggcgcggACCCCCGGGAGTACTGCATGTCGGACCGCGACATCGTGGAGGTGGTGCGCACCGAGTACGTGTACAGCCGCCCGCCGCCCTGGTCCGACACGCTGCCCACCATCCACGTGGTGACGCCCACCTACAGCCGCCCGGTGCAGAAGGCCGAGCTGACGCGCATGGCCAACACGCTGCTGCACGTGCCTAACCTGCACTGGCTGGTGGTGGAGGACGCGCCGCGCCGCTCGCCGCTGACCGCGCGCCTGCTGCGCGACACGGGCCTCAACTACACGCACCTGCACGTGGAGACGCCGCGCAACTACAAGCTGCGCGGCGACGCCCGCGACCCGCGCATCCCGCGCGGCACCATGCAGCGCAACCTGGCGCTGCGCTGGCTGCGGGAGACCTTCCCGCGCAACGCCAGCCAGCCCGGCGTGGTCTACTTCGCCGACGACGACAACACGTACAGCCTGGAGCTCTTCGAGGAG ATGCGCAGCACCAGGAGGGTGTCGGTGTGGCCCGTGGCCTTCGTGGGCGGTCTTCGGTACGAGGCCCCTCGGGTGAACGGGGCCGGGAAGGTGGTCGGCTGGAAGACCGTGTTCGACCCCCACCGGCCCTTTGCGATAGACATGGCCGGGTTTGCCGTCAACCTGCGGCTGATTCTGCAGCGCAGCCAGGCCTACTTCAAGCTGCGCGGCGTCAAGGGGGGCTACCAGGAGAGCAGCCTCCTCCGCGAGCTCGTCACCCTTAGCGACCTGGAGCCCAAGGCAGCCAACTGCACCAAG ATCCTGGTCTGGCACACGCGGACGGAGAAGCCGGTGCTGGTGAACGAGGGGAAGAGGGGCTTCACCGACCCGAGCGTGGAGGTCTGA